In Thermotomaculum hydrothermale, a single genomic region encodes these proteins:
- a CDS encoding phosphatidate cytidylyltransferase produces MAFNIKSFILRAISTIVFVPLFFVVVKYLPVYYFYFLVIIAIFLGIQEFKSLSVHIGSNFYAVPAFIIAALIPTSFVLKNLSFEFVISGGFVFLLIYAFFKDPDTEKSLQSVANTLLGALYLGIPLGYQVALKNSNRLYEGLGADLVFLLYVVIWFGDSGAYWIGSMFGKHKLAPNISPNKSIEGAIGNIIFNFLGATLAKMWFFTRLTWHDVIAITIIIGVSGIIGDLIESLWKRCAGVKDSATLIPGHGGILDRIDSFVLSSPLLYFYFLYLM; encoded by the coding sequence GTGGCATTTAATATTAAATCTTTTATTTTAAGAGCAATTTCCACAATTGTTTTTGTTCCGCTTTTTTTTGTTGTCGTTAAGTATTTGCCTGTTTATTACTTTTATTTTCTCGTTATTATTGCTATATTTTTAGGCATTCAGGAGTTTAAAAGCCTATCGGTACACATTGGTTCAAACTTTTATGCAGTGCCTGCATTTATAATTGCCGCATTGATTCCCACAAGTTTTGTATTGAAAAATCTATCATTTGAGTTTGTTATATCAGGCGGTTTTGTTTTCTTGTTAATATATGCTTTTTTTAAAGACCCTGATACTGAAAAATCTTTACAATCGGTTGCAAATACTCTTTTAGGGGCTTTGTATCTTGGAATTCCATTAGGCTATCAGGTTGCCTTGAAAAACTCCAACAGGCTTTATGAGGGATTGGGGGCTGACCTTGTGTTTCTCCTCTATGTTGTAATCTGGTTTGGAGATTCAGGTGCATACTGGATAGGCAGTATGTTTGGTAAGCACAAACTTGCACCAAATATCAGCCCTAACAAATCTATTGAGGGGGCAATTGGGAATATAATCTTCAATTTTTTAGGTGCAACGCTTGCAAAGATGTGGTTTTTTACAAGGCTTACCTGGCACGATGTTATAGCAATAACAATTATAATTGGAGTTAGCGGGATAATCGGTGATTTGATAGAATCTTTATGGAAAAGGTGTGCAGGAGTCAAAGACAGTGCAACCTTAATTCCGGGGCACGGCGGGATTTTAGACAGAATAGATTCTTTTGTTTTATCTTCTCCGCTTCTTTACTTTTACTTCCTTTATTTAATGTAG
- a CDS encoding isoprenyl transferase, whose protein sequence is MKPPANATEKERLLWLEIDENKIPEHVAIIMDGNGRWAKKRGLSRIKGHKAGAKAIENALDSALHLGVKVITVYAFSTENWIRPEYEVSVLMTLLFQFLKLQKKKLMDKDIKLSIIGDRSKLPLFVNREIDRVLDETRENKSLIFNIALNYGGRADILNAVKNLIEAGIKPDDLNEKLFSSYLYTKDLPDPDLLIRTSGEIRVSNFLLWQIAYSELYFTDILWPDFDTIEMLKAILEYQKRERRFGGTGGI, encoded by the coding sequence ATGAAACCGCCTGCAAATGCAACAGAGAAAGAACGCTTGCTGTGGCTTGAAATAGATGAAAACAAAATCCCTGAGCATGTTGCAATAATTATGGATGGCAATGGCAGATGGGCAAAGAAAAGGGGTTTATCAAGGATAAAGGGGCATAAGGCAGGTGCAAAGGCTATTGAAAATGCACTTGATTCTGCTTTGCATTTAGGGGTTAAAGTAATTACAGTTTACGCTTTTTCAACTGAAAACTGGATAAGGCCTGAATACGAGGTTTCTGTTTTAATGACTCTTCTCTTTCAATTTTTAAAATTGCAGAAAAAAAAGTTAATGGATAAAGACATAAAACTGTCAATAATTGGAGATAGAAGCAAGTTGCCTTTATTTGTAAACAGGGAAATAGATAGGGTTTTAGATGAGACAAGAGAAAATAAATCCTTAATTTTCAATATAGCCTTAAATTACGGCGGCAGGGCAGATATTTTAAATGCTGTAAAAAATCTAATTGAAGCAGGGATAAAGCCTGATGATTTAAACGAAAAACTTTTTTCTTCTTATCTCTATACAAAAGATTTGCCTGACCCTGATTTGTTGATAAGGACAAGCGGGGAGATAAGGGTTTCAAATTTCCTTTTATGGCAGATTGCCTATTCAGAGCTATATTTTACAGATATTCTATGGCCTGATTTTGATACAATAGAGATGTTAAAAGCAATTTTAGAGTATCAAAAAAGAGAAAGAAGATTTGGGGGGACAGGTGGCATTTAA
- a CDS encoding polyprenyl synthetase family protein codes for MLRPAFAILFGKIVKIEDEKGIKIGATLELLHNSTLVHDDVIDNADMRRGQKTHNSIWDNTLTVLYGDYMFATAMNIAVELKNIEVLKRIALVSKSLVTGELLQNANAFNFPPKKEVYFEIIKLKTAVLFSACCSLPLIVAERNDLLPLAEKFGEKLGIAFQIVDDCLDFKADLKKLGKPKLIDLPEGKATLPVLLAMENNEEEVIDIVKRVFDSKGEVFEAKDKKRLVNILEKKGYLKKAFSFAKKLISENMEILDNFEDSEHRQTLLKICDFIIDREF; via the coding sequence ATGTTGAGGCCTGCCTTTGCAATTCTCTTTGGAAAGATTGTAAAAATTGAAGATGAAAAGGGGATAAAGATAGGGGCAACCCTTGAGTTGTTGCACAATTCAACCCTTGTACACGACGATGTTATAGACAATGCAGATATGAGAAGGGGGCAAAAAACGCATAATTCTATCTGGGATAACACATTAACGGTACTTTACGGTGATTATATGTTTGCAACCGCAATGAATATAGCGGTTGAATTAAAGAATATTGAAGTTTTAAAAAGGATTGCTTTAGTTTCAAAGTCTCTTGTAACAGGAGAGTTACTCCAGAATGCCAACGCCTTTAACTTTCCCCCTAAAAAAGAGGTTTACTTTGAGATTATAAAATTAAAAACTGCTGTTTTGTTTTCAGCATGTTGTTCCCTTCCTTTAATTGTTGCGGAAAGAAATGATTTATTGCCTCTTGCTGAAAAGTTTGGAGAAAAACTGGGAATTGCATTTCAAATTGTTGACGATTGCCTTGATTTTAAGGCTGATTTAAAAAAGTTGGGCAAGCCTAAATTGATAGATTTGCCTGAAGGAAAGGCAACTTTACCTGTTCTTCTTGCAATGGAAAACAATGAGGAAGAAGTAATTGATATTGTAAAAAGGGTTTTTGATTCAAAAGGCGAGGTTTTTGAAGCAAAGGATAAAAAGAGGCTTGTAAACATTTTAGAAAAAAAGGGTTATTTGAAAAAAGCCTTTAGTTTTGCAAAAAAATTAATTTCAGAAAATATGGAAATTTTAGACAACTTTGAGGATAGTGAGCATAGACAGACACTTTTAAAGATTTGTGATTTTATTATAGACAGGGAGTTTTAA